The Rhizobium rhizogenes sequence TGATCGTCGTGCCAAGCTGCTGATGCAGGCGCTTGATTTCCGTGCGCACCTGTCCGCGGAGCTTGGCGTCGAGGTTGGAAAGCGGCTCGTCGAACAGAAACACCTGCGGGCGGCGCACGATGGCGCGGCCCATGGCCACACGCTGGCGCTGGCCGCCGGAAAGCTGGCCGGGCCGGCGATCGAGCAGATGCTCGATGCCGAGCATCTTTGCCGCCTCATCGATGCTGGCATTGGCTTGCGAGGCGCTCACGCCGCGCACCTTCAGGCTGAAACCCATGTTTTCGCGCACGGTCTTGTGCGGATAAAGCGCATAGTCCTGAAACACCATGGCGATGTCCCGTTCGCGCGGCGGCAGCCGGTTGACGACGCGGTCACCGATCATGACCTCCCCGCCGCTGATGCTTTCCAGACCCGCAACCATACGCAGCGTCGTGGATTTGCCGCAGCCGGAAGGGCCGACGAACACCACGAATTCACCGTCGTTGATCTCAAGGTCGATGCCCTTGACGATGCGCAGGGCACCGTAACTCTTATCCAGCTTGCGCAGGCTGACTGAAGCCATATTTTCCTCCTCACAACCGGGGCGTCCAAAATCCCGATGGACGCAAAAGCCGGTATCAACCTTCAAGTTCCACGTATTGCTCTGTCGAAAATCTGTTCCGATTATCCGGCGATAGCGTGGGATGGCGAAACGCCTGTCTCCCTAATTCCGTGATATTACCTTTCACAAAAAGGAAATCAATAGTGTATCAATTTTATTTCTGACAGAAATCAAAAACTATTAAGTCGTTGATTTAAAGAAATATAGTGGCGAAACTCGCCGCAAGGCAGGTCGTCGCTTTCTTGCCTCCCGTCAAATTCTTGTCCTCATGTGGATCACGCGAATATGCGGCGATCTCAACGTATGCGGGAAACGTAGCGGGCAACCGTATGGTCGAACCATGTCCATGAAACTTCGGCCACCGCGCCATCCTGCGCCTGGCTGAGACGCAGCACGCGTGGCACCGGCGCGCCCGGCTTCTGGCCGAAGGCCTCGGGTGCCCAGTCGGGCACATCGCCCAGATCAATGCGGTCTTCCGCCTTCGAGATCCAGAGATTGAGACGGGTGCGATAATAAAGATAAAGGGATTCCGACATGTTCTCGATGGCGATCGTGTCGACATAAGAACCATCAAGCCAGATTTCCTCGATGGCCGCCGGTTTTCCGGCAATGCGCCGGAGGCGGCGGATGCGATGCCCTTCGGCTGAAGTGCCGAAAGCGGGCAGGGCGGCGGGTTTGGCAAGCCGCGCCACATCCAGAACCTCTGCCGTTGGCAGGCCGCCACCCTCGATCATCTCGAGGCGGAAGAAGGCATAAACGCTTTGCGGATCGCTGACGGCGCGGATGTAATTGCCCGAACCCTGCACGCGCTCCAGCAGGCCGCGCTCCTGCAATTCGGCGAGTGACTTGCGAAGCGTGCCAACCGCAATGCCGAGATCGGCCGCCATATCCCGTTCCGGCGCCAGCTTTTCGCCGTCGATCAGCCGGCCCGCCGCCACCTCACGCACCAGCATTTCGGCGATCTGCAGATACATGGGCAGGCTGCCGCCAGTGTGTTTCATGATGCCGTTTCCTCCCAGAAACAAAAATTGATACATCATTGATTTACATATTTCTTGATGTTATGCAAGAAAAACAAGAGCGGCCCTGAGGAGGAATTGCATGACCGTCGTACCCGTTACATCCGCTGATCTCGATGCTGCCGAGGTCTCCTGGTTTTCCGCTTTGTGCTCCGATGACTACGCCTATCTGGGCGTGCCAGACGGCAGCCTGCGCTCCAGCTTCGACCATTGCTCCGATATCGTCAAAAAGGCCGAGGAACTCGGTTTTCGCAACATCCTCTGCCCCTCTTCCTATCAGGTCGGGCAGGATACGCTGAGCTTCGTTGCAGGCTGTGCGCCGATCAGTGACCGCATCAA is a genomic window containing:
- a CDS encoding ABC transporter ATP-binding protein; this translates as MASVSLRKLDKSYGALRIVKGIDLEINDGEFVVFVGPSGCGKSTTLRMVAGLESISGGEVMIGDRVVNRLPPRERDIAMVFQDYALYPHKTVRENMGFSLKVRGVSASQANASIDEAAKMLGIEHLLDRRPGQLSGGQRQRVAMGRAIVRRPQVFLFDEPLSNLDAKLRGQVRTEIKRLHQQLGTTIIYVTHDQVEAMTLADRIVILRGGDIEQVGTPDEVYNRPESVFVGGFVGAPAMNFARAKVNGDRLTFSDGNSLPMAAIRPARETGLEGRDVIVGIRPEHFGPAEGFDTQLAVKVQVVEPLGSDTLVHFSLGDAALTARMPPQLRPAPNEELRIGLDPSKVHLFDAATERSIH
- a CDS encoding GntR family transcriptional regulator, encoding MKHTGGSLPMYLQIAEMLVREVAAGRLIDGEKLAPERDMAADLGIAVGTLRKSLAELQERGLLERVQGSGNYIRAVSDPQSVYAFFRLEMIEGGGLPTAEVLDVARLAKPAALPAFGTSAEGHRIRRLRRIAGKPAAIEEIWLDGSYVDTIAIENMSESLYLYYRTRLNLWISKAEDRIDLGDVPDWAPEAFGQKPGAPVPRVLRLSQAQDGAVAEVSWTWFDHTVARYVSRIR